In Kangiella profundi, one DNA window encodes the following:
- the rhlB gene encoding ATP-dependent RNA helicase RhlB, with the protein MDTSHLSTIRFSDLGLDPKLLKAVADLGFEYCTPIQAKTLPLLLKGQNVAGQAQTGTGKTIAFLLGIMNDILTLPEIEGRRKNEPRSLIMAPTRELAVQIAKDAVQLGKYTDLKIRVVYGGEDHEKQRQQLIDGVDILIGTTGRLIDYCKTKAFGLEAIDSVVLDEADRMFDLGFIKDIRYLFNRMPPATDRLNMLFSATLSHRVQELAYEHMNNPQHVQIQAQQVTAKKIREALFYPSREEALPLLVGLMNRLQPDKAIVFTNTKRAAEHVWACLAGNDIKAELLTGDVHQKKRLRLLDELKNENVSVLVCTDVAARGLHIDGITHVFNYHLPDDAEDYVHRIGRTARAGAEGDAISFAGEDFAMNLTAIEEYVGHPLPKLEIKPEYLASLKPSLPIQQKRRHPTQRRGGGKPRHPRN; encoded by the coding sequence ATGGATACATCGCATCTATCGACCATTAGATTTTCCGATCTAGGACTCGATCCCAAATTGCTCAAGGCCGTTGCTGACCTTGGCTTTGAATATTGCACGCCGATTCAGGCGAAAACCCTGCCTTTATTACTTAAAGGGCAAAATGTTGCCGGTCAGGCGCAAACTGGTACCGGTAAAACCATTGCCTTCTTATTAGGCATTATGAACGATATCCTAACCTTGCCCGAAATCGAAGGGCGCCGCAAAAACGAGCCGCGCTCATTGATTATGGCTCCAACCCGCGAACTAGCGGTACAGATTGCCAAAGATGCTGTCCAGCTTGGCAAATATACTGATCTCAAGATTCGAGTTGTATATGGGGGCGAAGATCACGAAAAACAACGCCAGCAACTGATCGATGGTGTTGATATCCTGATCGGTACTACAGGTCGCCTGATTGATTACTGCAAAACTAAAGCATTTGGTCTGGAAGCTATTGATAGCGTGGTTCTCGACGAAGCCGATCGTATGTTCGACCTTGGTTTTATCAAGGATATCCGTTATTTATTCAATCGCATGCCACCAGCCACCGATCGTCTCAATATGCTGTTCTCAGCAACCTTATCGCATCGCGTTCAAGAATTGGCATATGAGCATATGAACAACCCTCAGCATGTGCAAATTCAGGCACAGCAGGTCACGGCCAAGAAAATTCGCGAAGCCTTATTCTACCCAAGCCGCGAAGAGGCTTTACCGTTATTGGTTGGTCTGATGAACCGATTGCAGCCTGACAAGGCCATTGTATTCACAAATACAAAGCGCGCCGCCGAACATGTCTGGGCCTGTCTTGCCGGTAACGACATTAAGGCAGAATTATTGACGGGTGATGTTCATCAGAAGAAACGTCTAAGACTATTAGATGAACTAAAAAATGAAAATGTAAGTGTACTGGTTTGTACCGATGTGGCTGCACGAGGCTTACACATTGATGGCATCACTCATGTATTTAATTACCACTTGCCTGACGATGCCGAAGATTATGTTCACCGCATAGGTCGAACTGCTCGTGCTGGCGCTGAAGGTGATGCGATTAGTTTTGCTGGTGAAGACTTTGCCATGAATCTAACCGCTATCGAGGAATATGTTGGCCATCCTTTACCTAAGTTGGAAATAAAGCCTGAGTATTTGGCTAGCCTGAAACCTTCATTACCAATTCAACAGAAACGACGCCATCCGACGCAACGTAGAGGCGGTGGCAAACCTCGTCATCCTCGTAATTAA
- the hemF gene encoding oxygen-dependent coproporphyrinogen oxidase: protein MQNINIEEVQQYLLGLQKNICQQLAEEDGEKDFIVDEWQRPQGGGGLTRVMENGAIIEKGGVNYSYVEGTNMPASATAHRPELAGRSFKAMGVSLVIHPKNPFAPTSHMNVRFFIAEKEGEEPIWWFGGGFDLTPYYADKDDCIFWHQQAKAACAPFGEDVYDKYKKWCDEYFYLKHRDEHRGIGGLFFDDLNSEQTGWDFEQCFAFMQSVGDHYIKAYRPILAKQKKKPFTEAERDFQLYRRGRYVEFNLVWDRGTLFGLQTGGRTESILMSLPSEVRWRYNWQPEAGSREAELTEYYLKPKDWLNQ, encoded by the coding sequence ATGCAGAATATTAATATTGAAGAGGTTCAACAGTATTTGTTGGGCTTACAAAAGAACATTTGTCAGCAGTTAGCCGAAGAAGATGGTGAAAAAGACTTTATCGTTGACGAATGGCAGCGTCCACAGGGCGGTGGCGGCCTGACTCGGGTCATGGAAAATGGCGCCATCATTGAAAAAGGTGGCGTTAATTATTCCTATGTTGAAGGCACTAATATGCCCGCTTCGGCTACCGCACATCGACCTGAATTGGCGGGGAGAAGTTTTAAGGCGATGGGTGTCTCATTAGTCATACATCCCAAGAACCCTTTTGCACCAACATCACATATGAATGTCCGCTTTTTCATTGCAGAAAAAGAAGGTGAAGAGCCAATTTGGTGGTTTGGTGGGGGTTTTGACTTAACCCCCTATTATGCGGATAAAGATGATTGCATATTCTGGCATCAGCAGGCCAAAGCTGCCTGTGCTCCATTTGGTGAAGACGTTTATGACAAATATAAAAAATGGTGCGATGAGTACTTTTATTTAAAACATCGAGATGAGCATCGCGGTATCGGTGGTTTATTTTTTGATGACTTGAATAGTGAACAGACGGGTTGGGATTTTGAGCAGTGTTTTGCATTTATGCAGTCAGTGGGCGATCACTACATCAAAGCCTATCGCCCTATATTAGCCAAGCAGAAAAAAAAGCCCTTTACCGAAGCTGAGCGTGATTTCCAGCTATATCGCAGAGGTCGGTACGTGGAATTTAATTTGGTCTGGGATCGTGGTACCTTGTTTGGCTTACAGACAGGAGGTCGTACCGAATCGATTCTGATGTCACTGCCTAGTGAAGTACGCTGGCGCTATAACTGGCAGCCAGAAGCAGGCAGTCGCGAAGCTGAACTGACAGAGTATTATTTGAAACCAAAAGATTGGCTCAACCAATAG
- a CDS encoding acyl-CoA thioesterase yields the protein MTERIKKKAEEIETWNFVFPNQSNPYGNMFGGELLAIMDTTAAMAAIRYAEKTVSTASVERVIFKKPIFVGDRIKTVAKVVLVGRTSMMVRTDVFVDKGGEEGDVLSTTAHFTLVAFDEERVPAEVPELIIETDKEKKQSELAQQIKDHVGRREGRIKEVVEKWK from the coding sequence ATGACAGAACGAATCAAGAAAAAAGCGGAAGAAATTGAAACCTGGAACTTCGTTTTCCCCAACCAAAGTAATCCTTATGGCAACATGTTCGGTGGTGAGCTGCTTGCGATTATGGATACCACAGCTGCCATGGCAGCTATCCGATATGCAGAAAAAACCGTATCCACCGCGTCCGTAGAGCGAGTCATTTTCAAAAAACCCATCTTTGTCGGTGATCGTATTAAGACCGTTGCCAAAGTAGTTCTGGTAGGCAGGACATCAATGATGGTGCGTACCGATGTTTTTGTCGATAAAGGTGGCGAGGAAGGTGATGTCTTAAGTACAACTGCACACTTCACACTGGTAGCCTTTGACGAAGAACGGGTGCCGGCGGAAGTGCCAGAACTTATCATCGAAACCGATAAAGAAAAGAAACAAAGTGAGTTAGCGCAACAAATAAAAGATCATGTTGGACGCCGTGAAGGCAGAATTAAGGAAGTTGTGGAGAAATGGAAATGA
- a CDS encoding L-threonylcarbamoyladenylate synthase gives MAYINTFKLHAAARIIGQGGVIAYPTEAVYGLGCHPKATKAIQRILDIKRRPWQKGLILVASRVEQIEPYLSEDGLKLIDCFQEKHKRPVTWLMPVKQEVSPLLRGEHDKIAIRLSDNPYVKALCDAANSALVSTSANRAGQPAMRSAEEVRSKLGAELDMILVGPTGGNKRPSSIVDAQTRELLRA, from the coding sequence TTGGCCTATATCAATACTTTCAAATTGCATGCTGCCGCCCGGATTATTGGTCAGGGTGGAGTTATTGCCTATCCAACCGAGGCTGTGTATGGTCTGGGTTGTCATCCAAAAGCCACAAAGGCCATACAGAGAATTCTAGATATAAAGCGACGCCCCTGGCAGAAAGGCTTGATTTTAGTGGCTTCAAGGGTTGAGCAGATTGAGCCTTACCTTAGTGAAGATGGACTGAAACTGATAGACTGCTTTCAAGAAAAACATAAGCGTCCGGTGACCTGGCTGATGCCCGTCAAACAAGAGGTCTCTCCCCTGTTGCGTGGTGAGCATGACAAAATTGCCATTCGCCTAAGCGATAATCCTTATGTCAAAGCTTTGTGTGACGCTGCAAACAGCGCTCTGGTTTCAACCAGCGCAAATCGGGCCGGCCAGCCTGCAATGAGAAGCGCAGAAGAGGTTCGCAGTAAGCTAGGTGCTGAACTGGATATGATCCTTGTCGGCCCGACCGGCGGTAATAAGCGACCTTCATCAATAGTAGATGCCCAAACCCGAGAATTATTAAGAGCTTAA
- the dprA gene encoding DNA-processing protein DprA, with translation MEQVELRHWLALSHINIGANKLLAFLEAGNSLARLFELSDQSLQEHGFRPGLAKKLGSVTDELIDQDLEWFDSDFKHLIPITSKDYPALLKEIPDPPKLLFVHGDKSLLKAHQIAIVGSRNPTAQGKENTREFAKTLASAGAVITSGMALGVDGIAHQAALDNGQTTIAVVGTGLDRIYPARHKELAIQISQQGALVSEFPLGTPVKASNFPVRNRIICGMSLGTLVVEAAIRSGSLITARLAMEQGREVFAIPGSIHNTLARGCHSLIKQGAKLVETAEEIIEELGALATWQTEHNQQDEPQEFVLEKEYQDMLEFVDDSTTSVDTIIQRSGLEIEVVSHMLLLLELNNYIASVPGGYQRVR, from the coding sequence ATGGAACAAGTCGAATTGCGCCACTGGTTGGCGCTTTCTCATATTAATATTGGTGCAAATAAACTCTTGGCTTTTTTAGAAGCCGGCAATTCACTTGCCCGTTTATTTGAATTATCCGATCAATCATTACAAGAGCATGGATTCCGTCCCGGGCTAGCTAAAAAGCTGGGCTCAGTGACTGATGAATTAATTGATCAGGATCTGGAATGGTTTGATTCTGATTTTAAGCACCTGATTCCTATCACAAGCAAAGATTACCCAGCTTTATTAAAAGAAATTCCTGATCCACCCAAACTGCTGTTCGTGCATGGGGATAAGAGTCTTTTAAAAGCTCACCAGATTGCGATCGTGGGCAGTCGAAATCCTACCGCTCAAGGCAAAGAAAATACTCGTGAGTTTGCCAAGACATTAGCCAGCGCGGGAGCCGTCATCACCAGCGGAATGGCGTTAGGAGTGGATGGAATCGCTCATCAGGCGGCACTGGATAATGGCCAAACGACAATAGCTGTCGTGGGAACTGGTTTGGACAGGATTTATCCTGCACGACACAAGGAGTTGGCCATTCAAATCAGTCAGCAAGGAGCACTGGTATCCGAGTTTCCCTTGGGAACTCCTGTAAAAGCGAGTAATTTTCCCGTTCGTAACAGAATTATCTGCGGCATGAGCCTTGGTACTTTAGTGGTCGAGGCAGCTATTCGCAGTGGTTCATTGATAACGGCAAGGCTGGCAATGGAGCAGGGTCGCGAAGTGTTCGCAATTCCAGGCTCTATTCACAATACTTTGGCCCGTGGTTGTCATAGTTTAATCAAGCAGGGCGCTAAATTAGTTGAAACGGCAGAAGAAATAATTGAAGAACTGGGTGCGCTGGCAACCTGGCAGACAGAACACAATCAACAAGATGAGCCACAAGAGTTTGTTTTAGAAAAAGAATATCAGGATATGCTTGAGTTTGTTGATGATAGTACCACCAGTGTCGATACCATTATTCAGCGTAGCGGGCTTGAAATAGAGGTAGTCAGCCACATGTTATTGTTGTTAGAATTAAATAACTACATAGCTAGTGTGCCCGGTGGCTATCAGCGTGTCCGTTAA
- a CDS encoding TlpA disulfide reductase family protein: MMSLSIGPISLPIDRLLILVCLAITFIVGAFAAKKDKVSVDGSIAGIFILSMLAARISFVVQYWAEYQQDLWSMIDIRDGGFDAWTAIIVGLVSLIVFAWKQPKACKALIKAYLVGFCVWGITTFSLRMLNYTAQQLPAIMVKQLDGIAVDLNKVEQGKPRVINLWATWCPPCRREMPVLQEAQQEMTDVGFVFVNQGEHSEVIEQFLSREDLALGNVMADTRGVLGYQIGSRALPTTLFINAQGELVDAHLGELSKASLKAKLEKIEKLEVE; the protein is encoded by the coding sequence ATGATGTCACTTTCAATTGGTCCAATTAGCCTGCCCATTGACCGCTTGTTAATTCTAGTCTGTCTAGCCATTACCTTTATTGTGGGTGCCTTTGCGGCAAAGAAAGACAAAGTATCAGTTGATGGCAGTATTGCCGGAATTTTTATTCTGTCCATGCTTGCTGCAAGAATCAGCTTTGTCGTTCAATACTGGGCAGAATACCAGCAAGATTTATGGTCAATGATTGATATCCGAGACGGTGGGTTTGATGCCTGGACGGCAATCATCGTTGGCCTGGTGTCCTTAATTGTTTTTGCCTGGAAACAGCCGAAAGCATGCAAAGCATTAATCAAAGCCTACTTGGTTGGATTTTGTGTATGGGGAATCACTACTTTCTCTTTGCGTATGCTGAATTATACTGCTCAACAGTTGCCGGCGATCATGGTCAAGCAATTGGATGGTATTGCGGTAGATTTGAATAAGGTAGAGCAAGGCAAGCCAAGAGTGATCAATCTGTGGGCTACCTGGTGTCCACCCTGTCGACGAGAAATGCCGGTATTACAAGAAGCACAGCAGGAGATGACTGATGTTGGTTTTGTGTTTGTTAATCAAGGCGAGCATTCTGAAGTCATTGAGCAGTTTCTAAGTCGGGAAGATCTTGCTTTGGGTAATGTCATGGCTGACACACGAGGTGTATTAGGCTATCAGATAGGAAGTAGAGCATTACCAACAACTTTGTTTATTAATGCGCAAGGCGAACTGGTAGATGCGCATCTGGGTGAATTATCTAAGGCCAGCTTGAAAGCAAAATTAGAAAAAATAGAAAAGTTGGAAGTCGAATAG
- a CDS encoding DUF494 family protein, giving the protein MKEDVLDVLLYIFENFQDEESNHILANDSLIEALEDVGFTDGEIKGAIDWLDGLVEITSESSKSEDLVTDSMRVFSPQEQLLLSADAQGMILYFEQRGILDPQAREMVIDRMLALGPQEDVETELDRLRWVVMMVLFNLQDRDAEFAWVENLESRSEPH; this is encoded by the coding sequence ATGAAAGAAGACGTACTCGACGTACTACTCTATATCTTTGAAAACTTCCAAGACGAAGAAAGCAATCATATTCTCGCCAATGACTCACTCATTGAAGCCCTAGAAGACGTTGGTTTTACCGATGGTGAAATCAAAGGGGCTATCGATTGGCTTGATGGTTTGGTTGAAATCACGTCTGAGTCCAGTAAATCTGAAGATTTGGTAACCGATTCCATGCGCGTATTTTCGCCGCAGGAGCAGTTGCTATTGTCAGCAGATGCCCAAGGCATGATCCTGTACTTTGAGCAGCGAGGGATTCTTGACCCGCAAGCTCGAGAAATGGTCATTGATCGTATGTTGGCGCTGGGCCCACAAGAAGACGTTGAAACCGAACTGGATCGCCTACGCTGGGTGGTCATGATGGTCCTGTTTAATCTTCAGGATCGAGATGCCGAGTTTGCCTGGGTAGAAAATCTGGAAAGTAGATCTGAGCCTCATTAA
- a CDS encoding alpha/beta hydrolase family protein: MSYPHQRITIKATDGFELSAMIYPAHNQTDSKKYLIIGSAFGVPQQYYKHITNYFAEQGISCLTFDYRGIGESKTGLMPAQEMLMQHWGQLDLEGVIQYVERNYRPEQLYYLGHSAGGQILGLAPSCDKFYRVILAATGVGAWRAWLGAQKYLLAAMWYGLMPLMMLLQRGDFFHSKMLGPIPVPKHAVKQWVEWAKSEDYLFTAKHGLDLTGYKNIKAEIYALTISDDWYAPQSSRDALLAHYSNSHRETQYILPQDVGLKKIGHFGLFRKKQEIVNGIWQPMINFLNQ, translated from the coding sequence TTGTCTTACCCCCACCAAAGAATCACCATAAAGGCAACCGATGGCTTTGAGCTATCGGCCATGATCTATCCAGCTCACAACCAAACAGACTCCAAGAAGTATCTGATAATAGGATCTGCTTTTGGTGTCCCTCAGCAGTACTATAAGCATATCACTAATTATTTTGCTGAGCAGGGGATCAGTTGCCTGACTTTTGATTATCGAGGAATTGGTGAATCGAAAACCGGCCTTATGCCAGCTCAAGAGATGCTGATGCAGCATTGGGGACAGCTGGATCTGGAGGGTGTCATTCAATATGTAGAACGAAACTATCGGCCTGAACAGCTTTACTACCTTGGTCATAGCGCAGGTGGACAAATTCTGGGGTTGGCGCCCTCTTGTGATAAGTTTTATAGAGTCATCCTGGCAGCTACTGGAGTAGGCGCCTGGCGAGCCTGGCTTGGTGCTCAAAAATACCTTTTGGCGGCCATGTGGTATGGCTTAATGCCATTGATGATGTTATTGCAGCGAGGTGACTTTTTTCATTCAAAAATGCTCGGCCCAATACCCGTGCCAAAACACGCCGTAAAGCAATGGGTCGAATGGGCAAAGTCAGAAGATTATCTGTTCACCGCAAAGCATGGGCTGGACTTAACAGGGTATAAAAATATCAAAGCGGAGATTTATGCTTTAACCATTTCAGACGATTGGTATGCTCCTCAGTCTTCAAGAGATGCATTGTTGGCGCACTACTCTAACAGTCACCGCGAAACACAATACATACTGCCACAAGATGTGGGCCTGAAAAAAATTGGACACTTTGGGCTGTTTCGGAAAAAGCAGGAAATCGTTAACGGAATATGGCAACCTATGATTAATTTTTTAAACCAGTAG
- the hemB gene encoding porphobilinogen synthase, with translation MNSGFFPSRRLRRIRSQAFSRDLVRENSISAKDLIYPVFVLEGNNKKEAVASMPGVERKTLDLLLEECQEIVDLGIPAIALFPVIDAAKKSLEAEEAYNPEGLVQTTVKAIKAQFPQLGVITDVALDPYTSHGQDGIIDDNGYILNDITKEVLVKQALSHAAAGADVVAPSDMMDGRIGAIREALEASDYVNTMILSYAAKYASSFYGPFRDAVGSAGALGKADKKTYQMDPANYDEALHEVALDIEEGADMVMVKPGMPYLDIVRRVKDEFKVPTFAYQVSGEYAMIKAAAANGWLDEEQIVMEAMMSFKRAGCDGVLTYFAKDICRYLAK, from the coding sequence ATGAATAGCGGATTTTTCCCCAGTCGCCGATTACGTCGTATTAGATCACAGGCATTCAGCCGCGATCTGGTGCGTGAGAACAGCATTTCTGCAAAAGATTTAATCTATCCTGTTTTTGTGCTGGAAGGTAACAATAAGAAAGAAGCCGTGGCCTCCATGCCTGGTGTGGAGCGTAAAACACTCGATTTGTTACTTGAGGAATGCCAGGAAATCGTCGATTTGGGCATTCCGGCAATTGCCCTGTTTCCTGTGATCGATGCTGCCAAGAAATCATTGGAAGCTGAAGAAGCCTATAACCCTGAGGGACTGGTACAAACAACGGTCAAGGCCATCAAAGCTCAATTCCCGCAATTGGGCGTGATTACGGATGTCGCTCTCGATCCTTATACTTCGCATGGTCAGGATGGGATCATTGACGATAATGGTTATATTCTCAATGACATCACCAAAGAGGTATTGGTAAAGCAGGCCCTCAGTCATGCGGCAGCGGGAGCTGATGTGGTCGCCCCTTCGGATATGATGGATGGTCGTATTGGCGCCATTCGCGAGGCGTTGGAAGCGTCAGATTATGTGAATACCATGATTTTGTCTTATGCGGCTAAATATGCATCGAGTTTCTATGGACCGTTCCGCGATGCTGTCGGCTCTGCGGGTGCTTTGGGTAAAGCAGATAAGAAGACCTATCAGATGGATCCGGCTAATTATGATGAAGCACTTCATGAAGTTGCGCTCGATATCGAAGAAGGAGCGGATATGGTGATGGTCAAACCCGGTATGCCGTATCTGGATATCGTCCGTCGTGTTAAAGACGAATTTAAAGTACCCACCTTTGCCTATCAGGTGAGCGGTGAATACGCCATGATCAAAGCCGCCGCTGCCAATGGCTGGCTGGATGAAGAGCAGATCGTGATGGAAGCGATGATGAGCTTCAAGCGTGCTGGCTGCGATGGAGTCCTGACCTATTTCGCTAAAGACATTTGTCGTTACTTAGCTAAGTAA
- a CDS encoding DUF4197 domain-containing protein, giving the protein MLRPIKISILLIALITLSSCKTTDVQRVLDTLGGANQPLSEQTVVAGLKEALEVGTEHAVFKTNKTGGFSNNPLIKIMVPEQFSDVATKVRQIGLGSYVDKFELQMNRAAEQASGEAKQVFFTAISGMTVQDAWGILRGGDNAATQYFRNKTARQLEQKFAPIISNNMQKVGFYSDYRRLLTTYDNIPFTDKPNLDIEDYVMTETLDGLFTLVAQEEAKIRRDPVARTTELLQKVFAQQ; this is encoded by the coding sequence ATGCTTAGGCCAATTAAAATCTCAATATTATTGATAGCGTTAATAACGCTAAGCTCCTGTAAAACAACTGATGTTCAACGAGTATTGGATACTTTGGGTGGAGCCAATCAACCTTTATCCGAACAAACCGTTGTCGCTGGCTTGAAGGAAGCCCTGGAAGTAGGTACCGAACATGCCGTTTTCAAAACCAACAAAACCGGTGGTTTCAGTAATAACCCGCTGATAAAAATCATGGTTCCGGAGCAGTTCAGCGATGTAGCAACTAAAGTCAGGCAGATTGGGCTTGGCTCTTATGTGGATAAATTCGAACTACAGATGAATCGAGCTGCCGAGCAGGCCTCTGGTGAAGCCAAACAGGTGTTTTTTACTGCGATATCTGGTATGACGGTGCAGGACGCCTGGGGAATACTACGCGGTGGAGACAATGCGGCGACACAGTATTTTAGAAATAAAACCGCACGCCAGCTGGAACAAAAATTTGCTCCTATCATCAGCAATAACATGCAAAAGGTCGGTTTTTACAGCGATTACCGCCGGCTATTAACCACCTATGACAATATTCCATTCACCGACAAACCCAATCTTGATATTGAAGATTACGTAATGACTGAAACATTGGACGGTTTGTTTACTCTGGTTGCTCAAGAAGAGGCTAAAATCAGGCGCGATCCTGTGGCCAGAACCACAGAGTTACTGCAAAAAGTATTTGCTCAGCAATAA
- a CDS encoding LysM peptidoglycan-binding domain-containing protein — MKKLIIALTASVAVLFGGIAQTAELRDNHPDTYVVQKGDTLWDISATFLTDPWLWPEIWHVNPKVENPHLIYPGDILKLVYIDGKPYIVKASDGTIKLRPEARVLSEGDAITTIPLSMIKPYLIDEMVVDPSVFDTAPYILELEEGRRIAGAFGDRVYIRGLSSGSGSSYGLYRKGKEYRDPETDELLGVEARYLANGNISREGDPATLTIKKSKLEVQKGDVALPRNENPLPPVYAPRAPETDIKAQIISVYDGVTQIGQYNVVTLNKGSRDGLEEGHVLSVYQRGKKIHDEIAAQRGGDAEVTLPEEHAGTLMIFRTYDKVSLALIMNATRPIHLFDIARNPY; from the coding sequence ATGAAAAAATTAATAATTGCTTTGACTGCCTCGGTAGCGGTCTTATTTGGGGGGATCGCGCAGACAGCCGAGTTGCGTGACAATCATCCAGACACTTATGTGGTCCAAAAAGGTGATACCTTGTGGGATATTTCGGCAACTTTCCTGACCGATCCATGGTTATGGCCGGAAATCTGGCATGTTAATCCTAAAGTTGAGAATCCTCATCTAATTTATCCTGGCGACATCCTGAAGTTAGTTTATATCGACGGTAAGCCGTACATTGTTAAAGCAAGCGACGGTACTATCAAACTTCGTCCAGAAGCGCGTGTCCTTTCTGAAGGCGATGCGATTACTACCATTCCACTAAGCATGATCAAGCCTTATCTGATTGATGAGATGGTGGTTGATCCTTCTGTATTCGATACAGCTCCTTACATTCTTGAGTTAGAAGAAGGCCGAAGAATAGCGGGCGCTTTTGGAGATCGCGTTTATATTCGTGGTTTGAGCTCTGGTTCAGGAAGTTCTTATGGCTTATATCGTAAGGGTAAAGAATATCGCGATCCTGAAACCGATGAACTATTGGGTGTTGAAGCTCGCTACCTGGCAAACGGTAACATTAGCCGCGAAGGCGATCCGGCTACATTGACAATCAAAAAATCTAAATTAGAAGTTCAAAAAGGTGATGTGGCTCTTCCTCGCAATGAAAATCCATTGCCACCAGTTTATGCGCCACGTGCTCCGGAAACTGATATTAAAGCACAGATTATTTCTGTATATGACGGTGTTACTCAGATTGGTCAATACAATGTAGTAACCCTAAACAAAGGGTCACGTGATGGCTTAGAAGAAGGTCATGTATTGAGCGTATATCAGCGTGGAAAAAAAATTCACGATGAAATCGCTGCTCAACGTGGTGGTGATGCTGAAGTCACTTTGCCTGAAGAGCATGCAGGCACTTTGATGATTTTCAGAACCTATGACAAAGTTAGTTTGGCTCTGATCATGAATGCAACGCGTCCAATTCATTTGTTTGATATTGCACGTAACCCTTACTAG
- the trxA gene encoding thioredoxin TrxA, translating into MSDKIVYLTDATFEAEVLNSDQPVLVDYWAEWCGPCKMIAPILDEVAEMYEGKVKVAKLNIDENNETPPKYGIRGIPTLMLFKGGNIEATKVGALSKSQLMAFIDSNV; encoded by the coding sequence ATGAGTGACAAAATTGTATATCTGACTGATGCAACCTTTGAAGCAGAAGTTTTGAATTCTGATCAGCCAGTATTGGTCGATTACTGGGCAGAATGGTGTGGTCCATGCAAAATGATCGCGCCAATCCTCGACGAAGTAGCCGAGATGTATGAAGGCAAAGTTAAAGTTGCCAAGCTTAATATCGATGAAAACAACGAAACGCCTCCAAAATATGGTATCCGTGGTATCCCTACCCTGATGCTATTCAAGGGCGGTAACATCGAAGCAACTAAAGTCGGTGCTTTATCAAAATCTCAGTTAATGGCATTTATCGACAGCAACGTTTAA
- a CDS encoding AEC family transporter: protein MLILDAIIPIALVVIIGVLLVKSDYVSDAFFPELSKLVFRVFVPVFLFVSVYRSGLQDVGQTLIAYFVPVLVVFVAVALLINHRMALTSTFSNNVLVGIPVILSVAGEQGLTITLAVISAHSLILFSAFYLFSTKVNVTPSKFKASLSLFSNPVIIGLLLGLAFNYSGIKLPAQLMTPLEMVSDAALPLALIILGSSLAQMGKIKASLMQKTALITTIKLILLPLVVYSFGRWVMELNDVTLISLVILAACPTGISVMPFVEAVEADRQVAHSTIAISTLLSVICIPITIWLVQG, encoded by the coding sequence ATGCTCATTCTGGACGCCATTATTCCCATCGCCCTGGTGGTGATTATTGGCGTTCTGTTGGTCAAATCCGATTATGTCAGCGATGCTTTTTTCCCAGAACTATCAAAGCTGGTGTTCCGAGTTTTTGTTCCTGTATTTCTGTTTGTTAGTGTCTATCGCAGTGGTTTACAGGACGTTGGACAGACTCTGATTGCCTATTTTGTTCCGGTGCTTGTAGTTTTTGTCGCGGTAGCGCTGTTGATTAATCACCGCATGGCACTGACTTCGACCTTCTCCAATAACGTGCTGGTAGGTATCCCAGTGATATTGTCAGTAGCTGGAGAACAGGGTTTGACGATTACGCTGGCGGTGATTTCAGCACATAGCCTGATCCTGTTCAGCGCTTTTTACCTGTTTTCAACCAAGGTTAATGTTACCCCATCTAAGTTTAAGGCCAGTCTGAGCCTGTTCAGTAATCCAGTGATTATTGGGCTGCTCCTGGGATTGGCTTTTAATTACTCTGGAATCAAACTGCCCGCCCAGCTGATGACTCCGCTTGAGATGGTCTCTGATGCAGCCCTGCCGCTGGCGCTTATCATTCTGGGCAGCTCGCTGGCGCAGATGGGTAAGATTAAAGCGTCACTGATGCAGAAGACGGCATTAATCACGACAATCAAGCTGATTCTGTTGCCGTTGGTGGTCTATAGTTTTGGACGCTGGGTGATGGAGCTTAATGATGTAACGCTAATCTCATTGGTGATATTGGCTGCCTGCCCGACCGGGATCAGTGTGATGCCATTTGTCGAAGCTGTTGAGGCGGATCGTCAGGTGGCCCATAGCACTATTGCCATTTCAACGTTGCTGTCAGTGATTTGTATACCAATTACCATTTGGCTGGTTCAAGGCTAG